In one Dreissena polymorpha isolate Duluth1 chromosome 7, UMN_Dpol_1.0, whole genome shotgun sequence genomic region, the following are encoded:
- the LOC127838011 gene encoding cholinesterase 1-like codes for MLSVLVLYGLVGSIFSAPYKTVTLHSRIGTITGKQVETSFLEKTGKVNMFLGIPYAEPPVGDRMFKKPVPKAYKHGHLNATDFGPACSQHLVAMMGWVPGFPDVGDDCLTINIFVPAENGTGSGHVDNYSPHAVMVYIYGGAYVIGQSKIYSAENLTLVGDAVVVTFNYRVSALGFLSTGSSKYPGNAGLWDQQLALRWVHENIADFGGDPHRVLVFGESAGGASAILQALYPGNSGYFQRIAASSGSPLCPWAFQPKPQVFAKRLAENFGCTQPDLDAAVDCLQRLSPQTIANSSIIGTPEETAFRAEWDVVYDGDFVQKPQKDLFNMDSSLDTFRNVDLLIGFNNNDGAFISLLSLQPFLTKQQNMTFEDGIPYDFFRNTYVPMFSRDLYGNSSAYMDKWILHEYTDWSNKTDPLLTREKFMELASDFEFFVPALVALRSHATAPVRSKAFLYEFSLKATFNSAPSWIEGAMHGDDLPFVFGFPWTMSEGMKFRNHVPDWEKRYARNMMVMWSNFAKTGDPNLPVPLADNLYWPQYDLDSRMYLQLGREPSVSRDVHGQRANFWLNLEPSLRPTSSGQIIG; via the exons atgctATCAGTATTAGTATTGTATGGGCTAGTAGGGTCAATATTCAGTGCGCCTTACAAAACGGTTACACTCCACTCACGGATAGGAACAATCACCGGAAAGCAAGTAGAGACTTCATTCTTAGAGAAGACTGGAAAAGTCAATATGTTCCTCGGTATTCCCTACGCGGAACCTCCGGTGGGCGACCGTATGTTCAAAAAACCTGTTCCAAAAGCATATAAACATGGGCATTTAAATGCAACGGACTTTGGCCCGGCCTGTTCCCAACACCTGGTAGCCATGATGGGATGGGTTCCCGGTTTTCCTGACGTGGGGGACGACTGTCTGACAATAAACATATTCGTTCCAGCCGAGAACGGTACTGGTTCGGGTCATGTTGATAACTATTCTCCGCACGCCGTAATGGTGTATATCTATGGTGGAGCGTACGTCATTGGACAGTCTAAAATATACTCTGCTGAAAATCTTACTCTAGTCGGAGACGCTGTTGTAGTGACATTTAATTACAGAGTCAGTGCCCTTGGATTTCTAAGCACCGGAAGTAGCAAGTATCCGGGAAACGCGGGTTTATGGGACCAACAGCTTGCCCTACGATGGGTGCACGAAAATATTGCAGATTTTGGAGGCGATCCACACCGTGTACTGGTCTTCGGGGAATCCGCTGGAGGGGCGAGTGCAATTTTACAAGCGCTGTATCCGGGAAACAGCGGTTATTTCCAGAGAATAGCGGCCTCAAGCGGAAGTCCGTTGTGTCCATGGGCATTCCAGCCGAAACCACAGGTATTTGCTAAAAGACTGGCGGAAAATTTCGGCTGCACGCAGCCGGATCTCGACGCCGCTGTGGATTGCTTACAACGGCTGTCACCCCAGACTATCGCCAATAGCTCGATCATTGGTACTCCAGAGGAGACGGCTTTCAGGGCCGAGTGGGACGTTGTATACGATGGAGACTTCGTCCAAAAGCCACAGAAGGACCTATTCAACATGGATTCCTCGTTGGATACGTTCCGAAACGTAGACCTTTTGATCGGATTCAATAACAATGACGGTGCGTTTATATCGCTTTTATCATTGCAACCATTTTTAACGAAACAACAGAACATGACCTTTGAGGATGGCATTCCATACGATTTCTTCAGAAACACCTACGTGCCGATGTTTTCGCGTGACCTCTACGGAAACAGCAGCGCCTATATGGATAAATGGATACTGCACGAATACACGGACTGGTCCAACAAAACTGACCCGCTTCTGACGCGGGAGAAATTTATGGAGCTTGCGAGCGACTTTGAGTTCTTTGTTCCGGCCCTTGTAGCCTTACGGTCGCACGCAACAGCCCCTGTCCGTTCCAAGGCCTTTCTGTACGAGTTCTCTCTAAAAGCAACCTTCAACTCGGCGCCATCTTGGATCGAAG GCGCAATGCACGGGGACGACCTGCCGTTTGTGTTCGGGTTTCCGTGGACAATGTCGGAGGGCATGAAGTTCCGGAACCACGTGCCTGACTGGGAAAAGCGATACGCACGCAACATGATGGTCATGTGGAGCAACTTCGCCAAGACCGG AGATCCCAACCTTCCTGTGCCCCTTGCAGACAACCTATACTGGCCGCAGTATGACCTTGACTCACGCATGTATCTTCAGCTCGGTCGGGAGCCCAGCGTATCGCGGGATGTACACGGACAGAGGGCAAACTTCTGGCTAAACCTGGAGCCCTCTCTCCGACCAACCAGCTCTGGCCAAATAATcggataa